A genomic region of Gemmata massiliana contains the following coding sequences:
- a CDS encoding BlaI/MecI/CopY family transcriptional regulator: MAEDLPPSERELDVLKVLWELGTGSVRDVHERLAPELGLAFNTVQTVLRNMEDKGLVGHRADGRTFVYFPKHTREQVTSRFLNKVFGGALDQFVLSMLRASDAAPDELRELEKLIAKARTEKQRKGEN, encoded by the coding sequence TTGGCCGAAGACCTGCCACCCAGTGAACGCGAACTCGACGTCCTGAAGGTGCTCTGGGAACTCGGGACCGGGAGCGTGCGCGACGTCCACGAGCGCCTCGCGCCCGAACTCGGGCTGGCGTTCAACACCGTGCAAACGGTCCTCCGCAACATGGAGGACAAGGGGCTCGTCGGCCACCGGGCCGACGGCCGAACGTTCGTCTATTTCCCCAAACACACGCGCGAACAGGTCACGTCCCGGTTCCTGAACAAGGTGTTCGGCGGGGCACTGGACCAGTTCGTCCTCAGCATGCTCCGGGCGTCCGACGCCGCCCCGGACGAACTCCGGGAACTGGAAAAACTGATCGCCAAGGCACGGACCGAGAAGCAACGGAAGGGGGAGAACTGA
- a CDS encoding carboxypeptidase regulatory-like domain-containing protein, with product MSWDVFTPDWLVRAAGGGFVILALAALAVRRCQQPADRVRIAGLALVGAVLVPVVALIPGLPQLSLAVLPIEVAQAPVPEPAPAPLLPPVAVEDAPAFRPASEPTTSSVELKTPAPVPASAPSTSPTAEATQTVARAVQATEVITTLAPAPQSAFSVARVVLIGYGALTGAFLVWSLVGLWRLFLLWRSTREAPAEAVALLREIAGPAADSALVLISDRLESPVAFGGWRPIIVLPASAAGAEGRSALRYGLAHEWSHVERGDVWRWYLVTFAQVFLFYQPLFWWLRRQLRLSQDYLADARAVDQSADPVEYAEYLVTLARRRLGVPGLALGITDRRSNLTRRVHMLLLNRTPIARRCRLVWTCGAALLALGLVASVSAIRLTAGDAPAKSTDEKKPDDAKKPATPAKVEGETLNYTGKVTDKDTGKPIAGATVTVRRSILGDPEQKETNPVLEETKHTTDAQGKYSFVIPPEQTSKRYLYVELDVEHPDYAAQKGFGYALSMIRKNEKLGGRPFFESVEMRPAKPVNGIIKTPDGKPAAGVKVQAYSVTNKRANGAFEYGSFVDVRTDAEGKFRLPLTTPGWAVLWLLPEEFVPVTHVLKEKRGDLGTFTLQTGPRLRGTVLDAKGKPVVGAIINAESRDHNEEITEPVADNINRSAVTNAKGEFAMRPLPPGNYVVKPGDYQRDGALDRKDAKSIPVPEAVFAGTKVVLKAGADPERIEVRAVPHVTIEAQYLDSKGKQARGHSCHVFGEVDGVPWFGDAKADANGKVIARVPHGMENVQFNLMTNEHGSLRWRKAKGEELNNNRTIRLGTLSDDVKGIEIVRYTAPILTVKVVAKDGTKLVKPAVTAIYASGKGALDGRFILRNGRQSDVSFEEQEDGRFRSSQMFPDDELTISGHAEGYADKSEKVKLAEGATKEIEIVLEKAPAKPEEEKKK from the coding sequence ATGTCGTGGGACGTTTTCACACCCGACTGGCTGGTCCGCGCCGCGGGGGGCGGGTTCGTGATTCTGGCGCTGGCGGCCCTCGCCGTTCGGCGCTGCCAGCAACCGGCCGACCGCGTTCGGATCGCGGGCCTGGCGCTCGTGGGGGCCGTGCTTGTTCCAGTCGTGGCGCTGATCCCCGGTCTGCCGCAATTGTCTTTGGCCGTGCTCCCGATAGAGGTGGCACAGGCTCCAGTACCAGAACCCGCACCAGCGCCTCTACTTCCTCCTGTGGCCGTTGAAGATGCGCCGGCGTTCCGGCCGGCCTCTGAGCCGACGACCTCGTCTGTGGAACTGAAGACGCCAGCGCCCGTACCCGCATCCGCGCCCTCGACGTCACCAACCGCTGAGGCGACTCAGACCGTGGCACGCGCGGTTCAAGCGACGGAAGTCATCACTACCCTCGCGCCGGCCCCGCAATCCGCGTTCTCGGTCGCGCGCGTGGTACTGATCGGGTACGGTGCTCTTACGGGGGCATTCCTGGTCTGGTCGCTCGTGGGCCTCTGGCGCCTGTTTCTCCTCTGGCGGAGTACGCGCGAGGCGCCGGCTGAAGCCGTTGCTCTGTTGCGAGAGATTGCCGGTCCCGCGGCCGATTCCGCGCTGGTGCTTATTAGCGACCGGCTCGAATCGCCCGTTGCGTTCGGAGGGTGGCGCCCGATCATCGTTTTGCCCGCGTCCGCGGCCGGCGCCGAGGGGCGGAGCGCGCTGCGGTACGGCCTCGCTCACGAGTGGTCCCACGTCGAGCGTGGCGACGTCTGGCGGTGGTACCTGGTCACGTTCGCGCAGGTCTTCCTCTTCTATCAACCGTTGTTCTGGTGGTTGCGGCGGCAACTGCGGCTCAGCCAGGACTATCTGGCCGACGCCCGCGCCGTCGATCAGTCCGCGGACCCCGTTGAGTACGCCGAATACCTCGTTACCCTGGCCCGCCGGCGGTTGGGGGTTCCGGGCCTGGCCCTGGGAATCACCGATCGCCGGTCCAACCTCACTCGGAGGGTTCACATGCTTCTCCTGAACCGCACCCCGATCGCGCGCCGGTGCCGGCTCGTCTGGACGTGCGGCGCGGCCCTACTCGCACTGGGGCTCGTCGCGAGCGTCTCGGCCATTCGCCTGACGGCGGGGGACGCGCCCGCCAAGTCGACCGACGAGAAGAAGCCCGACGACGCGAAGAAACCGGCCACGCCCGCCAAGGTCGAAGGCGAAACGCTGAACTACACCGGCAAGGTAACGGACAAGGACACCGGCAAACCGATCGCGGGCGCGACAGTGACCGTGCGCCGGTCGATCCTCGGTGACCCCGAGCAGAAAGAGACGAACCCCGTCCTCGAAGAAACCAAACACACCACGGACGCGCAGGGGAAGTACTCGTTCGTGATCCCCCCCGAGCAGACGTCCAAGCGGTACCTGTACGTCGAGCTGGACGTCGAGCACCCGGATTATGCTGCGCAAAAGGGCTTCGGGTACGCCCTGAGCATGATTCGCAAGAACGAGAAGCTCGGCGGCCGGCCGTTCTTCGAGAGCGTCGAAATGCGCCCCGCCAAGCCGGTGAACGGGATCATCAAAACGCCCGACGGCAAGCCTGCCGCGGGGGTCAAAGTGCAAGCGTACTCGGTCACGAACAAGCGGGCGAACGGCGCGTTCGAGTACGGGTCGTTCGTTGACGTCCGGACCGACGCGGAGGGCAAGTTCCGGCTCCCTCTAACGACCCCCGGGTGGGCGGTGTTGTGGCTGCTGCCAGAAGAGTTCGTGCCGGTTACGCACGTCCTCAAGGAGAAGCGAGGAGACCTCGGCACGTTCACGCTCCAGACCGGTCCGCGCTTGCGGGGGACGGTACTCGACGCGAAGGGGAAGCCGGTCGTCGGGGCCATCATTAATGCCGAGTCGCGGGATCACAACGAAGAGATCACCGAACCGGTTGCGGACAACATCAACCGCTCGGCGGTCACGAACGCGAAGGGCGAGTTTGCGATGCGCCCGCTCCCGCCGGGTAACTACGTGGTGAAGCCGGGCGATTACCAACGGGACGGGGCTCTCGATCGCAAAGACGCCAAATCGATCCCCGTACCAGAAGCCGTGTTCGCTGGGACCAAGGTCGTACTGAAGGCCGGCGCCGATCCGGAGCGGATCGAGGTCCGGGCGGTGCCGCACGTCACGATCGAAGCGCAGTACCTCGACAGTAAGGGCAAGCAGGCCCGCGGGCACAGTTGTCACGTGTTCGGGGAGGTCGACGGCGTACCCTGGTTCGGTGACGCGAAGGCCGATGCGAACGGTAAGGTGATCGCTCGTGTGCCGCACGGGATGGAAAACGTGCAGTTCAACCTGATGACGAACGAGCACGGATCGCTCCGCTGGCGGAAGGCCAAGGGCGAGGAACTGAACAACAATCGTACCATCCGCCTGGGCACCCTCTCCGACGACGTGAAGGGCATCGAGATCGTGCGGTACACCGCGCCCATTCTGACCGTGAAGGTGGTCGCGAAGGACGGGACGAAGCTGGTCAAGCCGGCCGTCACCGCGATCTACGCATCCGGCAAAGGTGCTCTCGATGGCCGGTTCATTCTCCGCAACGGGCGCCAGTCGGACGTGTCGTTCGAGGAACAAGAAGACGGCCGGTTCCGGTCGAGCCAGATGTTCCCGGACGACGAACTGACCATTTCGGGCCATGCGGAGGGGTATGCGGACAAATCCGAGAAGGTGAAGCTCGCCGAGGGAGCAACAAAGGAGATCGAAATCGTGCTGGAGAAGGCGCCCGCGAAGCCGGAAGAGGAAAAGAAGAAGTAA
- a CDS encoding DUF1549 and DUF1553 domain-containing protein, translating into MFRAALLLTFVVGPVPARAAEPGGSVDFERHVIGLLNKSGCSAGSCHGSFGGKGGLRLSLFGAEPEKDFLALTRGGGGRRINSAEPDRSLLLLKATGQVSHGGGKRFAADSWQARALRSWIAAGGRRVADSGATLRLEFTLAEHVLTKPGETVQLSVRAKFADGAEADVTSFCELRAKDDSVADVSPLGEVRAARPGDTAIIASYRGLTAVARVLVPIARTEPYPAIPEVNFVDRAVFAKLKRLNVVPSDLASDEEFLRRVMIDVTGGLPSPDEVRAFVADADPKKREKVIDKLLASPLHAALWATKMCDVTACNVEAMDGSPDQRTKRARMWHDWFRHRFATNVPYDRIVRGVLTATSREGHALRDWIDAEIERERAGEKGGAYRDRDTLDLFWRRFEGEEYFPLEKMAELTSTAFLGVRLECAQCHRHPFDRWTQTDYRAFANAFGRVRFESSPDLTAAVVDLLEERRKLPPGKLGAPIPRLREVYLSERPRRLPHPDTGAVLNARALGGPELTGADPREALADWVTHADNPFFARAFVNRVWAHYFGTGLIDPVDDLAASNPASNEPLLNALAADFVRSGFDIRKLERTILVSRAYQLSSAPNDTNLRDRGNFARSYPRSLMAEAVLDVLNDALGTKEEFGGDAPAGARAIEVATNRVRAGHAARVFQVFGRPARSSTCDCERASGPALPQTLFLMTDPVLLKKITGGRLAKLLAAKMSDARIVDELFLAALSRLPDANEKTTALERVSGAPDREAGLTDVLWALVNTREFILNH; encoded by the coding sequence ATGTTCCGCGCCGCTCTGTTACTCACCTTCGTTGTTGGCCCCGTACCCGCGCGAGCGGCGGAACCGGGCGGTTCTGTCGACTTCGAGCGACACGTTATCGGTTTACTGAACAAGTCGGGGTGCAGTGCGGGTTCCTGTCACGGATCGTTCGGCGGGAAGGGCGGGTTGCGATTGTCGTTGTTCGGCGCCGAGCCGGAAAAGGATTTTCTCGCACTCACACGTGGCGGGGGCGGTCGGCGCATCAATTCGGCCGAGCCGGATCGAAGTTTGTTGTTACTGAAGGCCACCGGCCAGGTTTCGCACGGCGGCGGGAAGCGGTTCGCGGCTGATTCGTGGCAGGCCCGTGCCCTACGTAGTTGGATCGCTGCGGGCGGTCGGCGCGTCGCGGACTCGGGCGCGACACTTCGGCTCGAATTCACGCTCGCCGAGCACGTCCTCACGAAACCCGGCGAAACGGTTCAGTTGAGTGTGCGGGCGAAGTTCGCGGACGGGGCCGAAGCCGATGTGACCTCGTTCTGCGAACTCCGGGCGAAGGACGACTCGGTCGCTGACGTTTCACCGCTCGGCGAGGTGCGGGCTGCACGTCCGGGCGACACGGCGATCATTGCCAGCTATCGAGGGCTCACCGCGGTCGCCCGTGTCCTGGTGCCGATCGCGCGGACCGAACCGTACCCCGCAATTCCCGAAGTCAATTTCGTTGATCGCGCGGTGTTCGCGAAATTGAAGCGCCTCAACGTGGTGCCCTCGGACCTCGCGTCAGACGAAGAGTTCCTCCGGCGCGTCATGATCGACGTGACCGGCGGGTTGCCTTCGCCCGACGAGGTGCGGGCGTTCGTGGCGGACGCGGACCCGAAGAAGCGTGAAAAGGTCATCGACAAACTGCTCGCCAGTCCGCTCCACGCCGCGCTCTGGGCGACCAAGATGTGCGACGTTACCGCGTGCAACGTCGAAGCGATGGACGGTTCGCCGGACCAGCGCACGAAACGTGCCCGGATGTGGCACGACTGGTTCCGGCACCGGTTCGCCACGAACGTTCCCTACGACCGGATCGTGCGCGGGGTGCTCACCGCGACCAGTCGGGAGGGGCACGCGCTCCGCGACTGGATCGACGCAGAAATCGAGCGCGAGCGGGCGGGCGAGAAGGGCGGCGCGTACCGCGACCGGGACACGCTCGACCTGTTCTGGCGCCGGTTCGAGGGCGAGGAGTATTTCCCGCTGGAAAAGATGGCGGAACTGACCTCGACCGCGTTCCTCGGGGTGCGGTTGGAATGCGCCCAGTGCCACCGGCACCCGTTTGACCGCTGGACGCAGACCGACTACCGGGCGTTCGCCAATGCGTTCGGCCGGGTTCGGTTCGAGAGCTCGCCCGATCTCACCGCGGCGGTGGTCGACCTTCTGGAAGAGCGCCGAAAACTGCCGCCGGGAAAGCTCGGCGCACCGATTCCGCGGTTGCGCGAAGTGTACCTCTCGGAGCGCCCGCGCCGGCTCCCGCACCCCGATACCGGTGCTGTCCTAAACGCGCGGGCGCTCGGCGGTCCGGAGTTGACCGGCGCGGACCCGCGTGAGGCGCTCGCCGATTGGGTGACGCACGCGGACAACCCGTTCTTCGCGCGGGCGTTCGTGAACCGTGTTTGGGCACACTATTTCGGAACGGGGCTGATCGACCCGGTGGACGACCTCGCGGCGAGTAACCCGGCTTCCAACGAACCACTGCTAAACGCACTGGCCGCGGATTTTGTCAGGAGCGGCTTCGATATTCGGAAATTGGAGCGGACGATCCTCGTGAGTCGCGCGTACCAGCTCTCCTCCGCGCCGAACGACACTAACCTGCGCGACCGCGGAAACTTCGCCCGATCGTATCCGCGTTCACTGATGGCCGAAGCGGTGCTGGACGTGCTGAACGACGCGCTCGGCACGAAGGAGGAATTCGGTGGGGACGCGCCGGCCGGAGCGAGGGCAATCGAGGTGGCGACGAACCGCGTGCGCGCGGGGCACGCGGCGCGCGTTTTCCAGGTGTTCGGGCGCCCGGCCCGCTCCTCTACTTGTGATTGCGAGCGGGCGAGCGGTCCCGCGCTGCCACAAACGCTGTTCCTGATGACCGATCCCGTTTTGCTCAAGAAGATCACGGGCGGGCGGCTCGCGAAGCTCCTGGCCGCAAAGATGTCCGACGCGCGGATCGTGGACGAACTGTTCCTCGCCGCGCTCTCGCGCCTTCCCGATGCGAACGAGAAGACGACCGCACTGGAACGAGTGTCTGGCGCCCCGGACCGCGAGGCCGGGCTAACGGACGTGCTCTGGGCGCTCGTGAACACACGCGAATTCATCCTCAATCACTAA
- a CDS encoding DUF1501 domain-containing protein, with protein sequence MSFSLSRRGFLRVGTASALGLSLPDVLRAESRGTRKSKADGLILVWLGGGPATIDMWDLKPDAPEEFRGEFKPIDTAAQGVRVCEHLPKVAGVMKKCALVRSLHHSITDHGAGAAHLATGHPPAAALKHPSLGAIAAKLLPAQAGLPPYIALDGAAGFPGAAGFLGADCDPFTVDVGGRGGNRAESRVEGISLSTGFTADRLADRNKLRGAFDTKFHALERTELPGALDSFQQQATDILGSDRVRKAFDLSLEKDAVREPFGPTVFGRSALTARRLIEAGARCVTVGLTGWDTHAGSFRTMRQQLLPELDRVLSALVTDLSDHGMLDRTVVYCVGEFGRTPRVNGSAGRDHWARSMSVLLAGGGVRGGTAYGSTDAHGLAPENDPCSPADVSATVMNLLGIDPAHELRTLSGRPVAAFRDGKVIESLIG encoded by the coding sequence ATGTCATTCTCTCTCAGTCGACGGGGGTTCCTGCGCGTCGGCACAGCAAGCGCCCTCGGGTTGAGTTTGCCCGACGTTCTCCGGGCGGAATCGCGCGGCACGCGCAAGTCGAAGGCCGATGGGCTGATCCTCGTGTGGCTCGGCGGCGGCCCCGCGACGATCGATATGTGGGATCTGAAGCCGGACGCGCCGGAAGAGTTCCGCGGGGAATTCAAGCCGATCGATACAGCGGCGCAAGGCGTGCGCGTCTGCGAGCACCTGCCGAAAGTGGCCGGCGTGATGAAGAAGTGCGCGCTCGTGCGTTCGCTTCACCATTCGATCACCGATCACGGGGCCGGGGCCGCGCACCTGGCGACCGGGCACCCGCCGGCGGCCGCGCTCAAACACCCGTCGCTCGGCGCGATCGCCGCGAAACTGCTGCCCGCGCAGGCCGGCTTACCGCCGTACATCGCGCTCGACGGTGCGGCCGGGTTCCCGGGAGCGGCCGGGTTCCTGGGTGCGGATTGTGATCCGTTCACGGTCGATGTGGGCGGGCGCGGGGGGAATCGCGCAGAGAGCCGCGTGGAGGGTATTTCTCTCTCCACGGGCTTCACCGCGGACCGGCTCGCCGATCGTAATAAACTGCGCGGCGCGTTCGATACGAAGTTCCACGCACTCGAACGCACGGAACTACCCGGCGCGCTCGACAGCTTCCAGCAACAGGCGACCGACATCCTCGGGTCCGATCGTGTGCGCAAGGCGTTCGACTTGTCGTTGGAGAAGGACGCGGTGCGGGAGCCCTTCGGGCCAACGGTGTTCGGCCGGAGCGCGCTTACGGCCCGTCGGCTCATCGAAGCGGGCGCGCGGTGCGTGACGGTCGGGTTAACGGGCTGGGACACACACGCCGGGAGCTTCCGCACGATGCGCCAGCAACTGTTGCCGGAACTCGATCGCGTGCTGTCGGCACTCGTGACGGATCTGAGCGATCACGGGATGCTCGACCGGACCGTCGTCTACTGCGTGGGCGAGTTCGGTCGCACGCCGCGTGTGAACGGCTCCGCCGGGCGCGACCACTGGGCGCGGTCGATGTCGGTGCTTCTGGCCGGCGGCGGGGTGCGGGGGGGAACCGCTTACGGCAGCACCGATGCGCACGGACTGGCCCCCGAAAACGATCCGTGTTCGCCGGCCGACGTGTCCGCGACCGTCATGAACCTGCTCGGGATCGACCCGGCGCACGAACTCCGCACGCTCTCGGGGCGCCCCGTCGCGGCCTTCCGTGACGGTAAGGTGATCGAATCGCTGATCGGTTGA
- a CDS encoding alpha-amylase family protein — translation MRRTTIWPILALLLLLGSGAGGRVRAADPFTVRGYYVTVTRTPTFGLDAWKKTIDAARADGANLVVLWTAGGFKSKKFPATWGHNKDHENIRKDFVRDLIDYAHKNEIRVLLGFTPFGYDGVNRMSLEHPDWAATGADGKPIKPFGIHSWGRNLCPAQEDVQRFMLEYVREMYLDFYPNADGLLIESSDYAVCHCKRCGAKFFENEFRFVTAVSEMAWKKNANATVVVYPHYFTGAEAPGLGVRGARREFDPRWTVFYTPHSARPDTDLTKKAKGAIWSDDSPALRTPTEIRDAARHARRSGCTGWVPSFEAFTYTPTEPEDGQQYLVGRRQQPLGFGWLKPEQIPYDELPARVNRVAYREYARNPDLSDTDFRTTLGKDLFGAAATPEAVEDALALQRVFVTGRTWWQAAPVASPDRVRAMKTAGQLSAARRTEYWQALDRLREIEQRYRGKEPFSGLYRPAKWAVGEWAGDTRKLLDP, via the coding sequence ATGCGACGCACCACTATTTGGCCGATCCTCGCCCTCCTTCTGCTCCTCGGTTCGGGTGCGGGCGGGCGGGTTCGAGCCGCGGACCCGTTCACCGTGCGGGGGTACTACGTGACCGTGACCCGCACGCCGACGTTCGGGCTCGACGCCTGGAAGAAGACGATCGACGCGGCCCGCGCGGATGGCGCGAACCTCGTCGTCCTCTGGACCGCCGGCGGGTTCAAGTCGAAGAAGTTCCCGGCCACCTGGGGGCACAACAAGGACCACGAGAACATCCGAAAAGATTTCGTTCGAGACCTCATCGACTACGCGCACAAGAACGAAATCCGAGTCCTGCTCGGGTTCACCCCGTTCGGGTACGACGGCGTGAACCGGATGTCCCTTGAGCACCCGGACTGGGCGGCGACCGGCGCGGACGGGAAGCCGATAAAGCCGTTCGGCATCCACAGTTGGGGGCGCAACCTGTGCCCCGCCCAAGAGGACGTCCAGCGGTTCATGCTGGAGTACGTCCGCGAGATGTACCTGGACTTCTACCCGAACGCGGACGGGCTGCTGATCGAGTCGTCGGACTACGCGGTTTGCCACTGCAAGAGGTGCGGGGCCAAGTTCTTCGAGAACGAGTTCCGGTTCGTGACCGCGGTTTCGGAAATGGCGTGGAAGAAAAACGCAAACGCGACGGTGGTCGTGTACCCGCACTACTTCACCGGGGCGGAAGCCCCCGGGTTGGGAGTGCGAGGGGCGCGCCGGGAATTCGATCCCCGGTGGACCGTGTTCTACACCCCACACAGTGCCCGCCCGGATACCGATCTAACCAAGAAAGCGAAGGGGGCGATCTGGTCCGACGACAGCCCCGCGCTTCGTACCCCGACCGAGATCCGGGACGCGGCGCGACACGCCCGGCGGTCCGGGTGTACCGGATGGGTGCCGTCGTTCGAGGCGTTCACATACACCCCCACCGAACCCGAAGACGGTCAGCAATACTTGGTAGGTCGGCGGCAACAACCACTCGGGTTCGGGTGGCTCAAGCCCGAGCAGATCCCCTACGACGAACTCCCGGCCCGGGTGAACCGGGTCGCGTACCGCGAGTACGCGCGCAACCCGGACCTGTCGGACACGGACTTCCGAACGACCCTCGGGAAAGACCTGTTCGGGGCGGCCGCGACGCCCGAAGCGGTGGAGGACGCACTCGCGCTTCAGCGGGTGTTCGTCACCGGGCGGACGTGGTGGCAGGCCGCGCCCGTCGCCAGCCCGGACCGGGTGCGGGCGATGAAAACCGCCGGGCAGCTCTCGGCGGCGCGTCGAACCGAGTACTGGCAGGCGCTGGACCGGCTCCGGGAAATCGAGCAACGGTATCGAGGTAAGGAGCCGTTTTCCGGACTGTACCGACCAGCGAAATGGGCGGTTGGTGAGTGGGCTGGCGACACGAGGAAGTTGCTTGATCCGTGA